The DNA window ATTAATGTATTTTAAGGTACATCATATTCAATCATTAATTGACCTTAACACCCCCTCCTCATTTCCCTTCTAATACCATCTATTTGAAAAAGGAATCTCTTTTGTAAAAATCAACAAGGGATTAATTAATGGCGTTTTCAATGAAAGAATATTTCCACCAGTTTCCAAGTTTAtttaattccaaatattcaaccaatgttttaatattgggcCTTCCCTGTCTATTACACTAGATTTAGAAagacatttataaataaactcgtCTCCTATCTTATTAATTCGATATCCACCCATGATGGACTAATGTTAACGGACATAAAAACTAACaagcttaattgtgctgctttgtaCCAATTCTTAAAATTGGGACGTTGTCTTCCTCCttgatcatatttccatgttaattttacaACGACTTTCTTACCATCCTCACTTTCCAAAGAAATCCCTgaacttgcttatttaaatcttgaaaatattttgaggTTAAAGTGTGAACGTCTTCAATGCCGACGATACCAAAAGTTCGTGCTATACCTGAGAGTGGAGAAGGTGATCCCGGATTACAACAGGATGCAGATGAACTGGACAAGCAGAGCAAGGAACGGCAGATGGGATTTCACTCGGaaagtgcgaggtgttgcattgAGGTGGATTAATTAATCCAGGGCAAGAATTACATGGTGAATGGAAGGTCGCTGGGGCGTGCTGCAGCACAAGGAGGCTTGGGACACAGCCAGATATTTCCATGGAGGCAGTGACCCAAGAGGACAGGGTAGCGAAGAAGGTGTTTTCCACGCTTGCCTTCTTTGGTTAGGGAAGTAAGTCCAGGTGCAGGGATGTCATGTTCCGACTCCACAGGACGTTGGGGAGACCAGAGCTGGAGTGTGGTGTGCAATTCTGGCCACCCAGCGATTGGAAAGATTGAATTGGAAATGGGTGCAGAacattcatgagaatgttactggAGCTGGCATGATAATGAGAGGATGGGTGGGCTGGGGCTTTCCCCTTGAAGTGCAGGGAACTTTTACAGTATAGTCTTACTATTCTAATAtttcaacttctattctaacttatatttatataaatatgctccTTGGTCCTGGAGAAAAGCTATTTCGTCTTTACTGTGCGAACACGTGTTGAACGTTGatgaaggtgacttgacttgacttgacgagAGGGGCAAGTGGAGGAGACGAGCTGAGGGGACTCTGCGGCCGAGGGACCAGGTCAtgcggcgggctgctggcgaccgaGGCGAGGAACCCGCGGAAGGGAACGGCGATTCAAAGAGGTGCCGATGGcgctgaagggtccctgaccatgtcggagATCTGGAGCTCGAAGTGCCAATggcttggactggattctgtgtggctgcgggggcagGGGAAGCGCCGGAAGCGAATCtaaggggatggggggtggggtgggggtgattCTCTCCCTAtaactgtaagtctgactgtaagatcTATCAGAGGCGCTTTGGCAATTActgccggtggcgaatctgtctgccttgcagcaagcAAAAGgacatttcatgtaataggacactctTTTACCACCAGCATGATCAGTTGAAGATAGAATcttgaaagatttaaaggggacctgtgGGGCACAGTTGTCatacaaagggtggtggggaaatAGAAGGAGCGTCCAGAGACAGGAAAATTGTAAGGTGCACGAACGtccatggacaggaaaggtttgaAGGCACATGGCTAAAGGCAGGTCAATGGGAGGAGATTGGAGTGTGCTGGGGACATCTGTAACCCAACCGCGGGGCTGGATAGGCTGAGAAGAATGGCCCCTTAACCCGTCTCTTCGTCGGCTCCAGCCCGACACGGCCGTGCAGCTCTGGGCAGTCAGGAGCCTGCTTTTCTGGAGCCCATACATTTCTGCTGACGCCAGCGTTGCCCGCAGCGCCAAGGGCGGTGAGCAGCgcaggggaacaggttggaactcACGGCAGAAGGTGGCGGCcgactcctcctctctctctccattgctCCAACCCCATCCTTGTCACCTGATAAGCCGACCAAGCCCTCTGTACAGCTCATAAAAGCAGCTCCAGCCTCTCTCGGCTGCACCGGGGACTTGCGATCGCCGGAGCAGCTTCGCCGCCACAGAGCCCACATCATCTTTCACCATGTCCTTAACAGGGATCAAGATAACAagaagctcctccagcagatcagGAGGACAACGAAGCTCCGGATTGGGACAATGGGGCGGGAGCCGCATGTCTTCCATAGGTGGAGGATTCAGATCGTCTGGAGGATACCAGGGTGCCGGGCGGGCTCAAAGTCTCATCCTGTCCAGTTCGAGAAGCTCGAGGTTGTCCCGCCCCTCCGGCATGGGGCTCGGTGTTGGTATGGGGCTCGGTGTTGGCATGAAGACGGCTGTGGATCTGCACAGCCCCTTACCCAAAAATGACCTCAGTCAGCAAGCCATTCGTCTCCAGGAGACGCAGCAGATCACTGGGCTCAACGACCGGTTTGCCTCTTTCATTGAGCAGGTCAGTGCACCAGCTCTCCCCCGTCGCGCATGTTGGGAAGCCGGGGTTGCGTGTGTCTGGCCAAATGGCGCCTCCTTTCCTTGCCGGCTCCCTGTCAATCTAACCGTGGGCTCGCTTCCCATCCGCAGGTTTGCGCGCTGGAACTGAAAAATACTGAACTGAAGACCAAACTGGATCTCCTGCAAAAGCAGGGAACTTCCACATCGAACATCGAGAACATGTTCCAAATGTACATCGCCAACCTCAAGAGGCAACTGGAAGCTCTGGGGCAGGAGAAAGCGAAGTTCGAGTCGGACCTTGTGCAAATGCAGGCGCTGGTTGAGGACTTTAAGGGCAAGTAAGTGCGTGTGAGGCATTCCCCATTTCATCTGTTCTCGTCCCGGACGCGCTCACGGGGTCAGAGACATGGAGCAGAAGCCGGCAGATTGCGGCAAGGTTCAATGCATGAGgcaccccgctctctcccactCGGACACTTGGTTCTGGTGCGGCGGAGCAACAGCAGCGAGTGGGCGTCTGGGGCTTCTCTATGGGACCGGCAAGTGCGCCAAGAGGAGAGGCGCAGGCGAAGCCGAGCTCTGGAACGCGAGGAGCCTCCCAGAACTCTGAAAGCCAGCGAGATGGACCGGGAGATTCAGGGCAAGGAGGGCGCGCTGGTCTGGGGCGCGGCAGGGCCGATACTTCCCACGGAGCAGGGAGGGAAGAGCACTCCCAATGAACCGGGCAGCGTGCGAGGCGTCAGCACAAAGCAGCAGGGTCCCCTCGCAGCAACGGGACTCAATGCCTTCTTTGGAAGAGATTTTCCCTAAAGTCTAGATTCCTTTCAGGTACGAGGATGAAATTAACAAGCGGACTGAAATGGAGAACGAGTTTGTCATCGTCAAGAAGGTGAGTATGACTGGCGAGCTGTCTGTCCAATATGTCAAGCGCATTTCCGAGCGAGCTTTTCAAAGGCGTGGGTCACGAACatctgtggacaccgtggttgaagtaagcaACGACCTTTCACAGCCCTGTGTCCCTTTCCTCTTCAGGATGTCGATGAATCCTACATGAACAAGGTGGAACTGGAGGCGAGGCTGGAAGCCTTGACCGATGAACTCGAATTCCTCAAGAGTATCTTTGACGAGGTAAACAGGCGACATGGTCCGGCAATTGGTCCCTTGCCGATCCCTTCAATCTCCTTTCAGTTCTTTTCCTTCCgcctgttatgagtccagaggagcccaaagcccagcagcaaaagatattcaccacgacaagtagttacttcaacaaaagttgttttaaattctctttaaacatggaaacaggatcaaactttaacgtatcactattaacttaacgccCCGACTTAAGCCCCTTTTCATTCTGAGCGCACGTGTAAGTAATGTGTGCGTAAAtttaagaaatgttctttggaaaggtaaatgtttaccacccaggaaggttcttggaggtttgcagagagacatGTGCTGTTCCAGGATTTGCACAATTCAGGTACCACCATTATTCACCTCAATGTCTttttgatgaaacttgccccatgtgggttctctagatgataacctctttctttctggccagcacagagttcct is part of the Narcine bancroftii isolate sNarBan1 chromosome 12, sNarBan1.hap1, whole genome shotgun sequence genome and encodes:
- the LOC138747434 gene encoding keratin, type II cytoskeletal 8-like, coding for MSLTGIKITRSSSSRSGGQRSSGLGQWGGSRMSSIGGGFRSSGGYQGAGRAQSLILSSSRSSRLSRPSGMGLGVGMGLGVGMKTAVDLHSPLPKNDLSQQAIRLQETQQITGLNDRFASFIEQVCALELKNTELKTKLDLLQKQGTSTSNIENMFQMYIANLKRQLEALGQEKAKFESDLVQMQALVEDFKGKYEDEINKRTEMENEFVIVKKDVDESYMNKVELEARLEALTDELEFLKSIFDEEIRELQAQIQNTSVCVQVDTSRKLDMSGIIEQIKNQYKILADANRKEAEQWKMMKMQELSMSGGGLEADMRAIKTECNDLNQSIRRISMDIENLKAQRLKLEADIREAEERGEMSLKGSKSRIQELQDAIQKAKQEMTKQVQELENLMQVKLGLDMEILAYRKLLEGEEARMAEGIRTLSIQSVQQQGQYGGGSFYKNDLDMMRSSYAGGEQSEPNKTVLVKTIEQLDGVTVSSRTTALL